Proteins found in one Podarcis muralis chromosome 5, rPodMur119.hap1.1, whole genome shotgun sequence genomic segment:
- the SNRPE gene encoding small nuclear ribonucleoprotein E yields the protein MAYRGQGQKVQKVMVQPINLIFRYLQNRSRIQVWLYEQVNMRIEGCIIGFDEYMNLVLDDAEEIHSKTKSRKQLGRIMLKGDNITLLQSVSN from the exons ATGGCGTACCGCGGGCAAGGCCAGAAGGTGCAGAAAGTGATGGTGCAGCCCATC AACCTCATCTTCAGATACCTACAGAAT AGGTCCAGAATTCAGGTGTGGCTGTATGAACAGGTGAACATGAGGATAGAAGGCTGTATTATT GGATTTGATGAATATATGAACTTGGTTCTGGATGATGCTGAGGAGATTCACTCCAAGACAAAATCAAGGAAACAGCTGG GTCGAATCATGTTAAAAGGAGACAATATTACTCTTCTACAGAGTGTTTCTAACTAG